Proteins from a genomic interval of Quercus lobata isolate SW786 chromosome 11, ValleyOak3.0 Primary Assembly, whole genome shotgun sequence:
- the LOC115969481 gene encoding signal recognition particle 43 kDa protein, chloroplastic → MDSLPLNQSLSHLKLSPKLFTFPSSFPSQQSLTLKPNHTNPTSFTLFATQNQEKQFQETQKTLPKNNNFENFNEDESYGEVSKIIGSRAVSQGGSYGMEYLIEWKDGHAPSWVPSDYVAKDVIAEYETPWWNAAKKADDSALARLLAAEEDFRDVDAVDSEGRTALLFVSGLGSEPCVKLLAEAGSNLDHKDSSGGLTALHLAAGYVKPSVVKLLLELGADPETVDEKNRTPSDLAREILRVTPRGNPMQFARRLGLENVIKVLEEAIFEYAEVQEILERRGKGDDHVEYLVKWKDGCDNEWVKAGLIGEDLVRDYEAGLEYGVAEGVVGKRVGDDGGKIEYLVKWTDLDEDTWEPEENVDPDLIKEFEESQLGMVGNVEAQLSLDGS, encoded by the coding sequence ATGGATTCTCTACCATTGaaccaatctctctctcacctcAAACTCTCTCCCAAACTCTTtactttcccttcttcttttccttcccAACAATCTCTCACCCTCAAACCAAACCACACTAACCCCACTAGTTTCACTCTCTTTGCTAcccaaaaccaagaaaaacaattccaagaaacacaaaaaacactTCCCAAAAACAACAACTtcgaaaattttaatgaagatgAGTCCTATGGCGAAGTGAGCAAAATCATAGGAAGCAGAGCAGTTTCACAAGGTGGGTCCTACGGGATGGAGTACTTGATAGAGTGGAAAGACGGTCATGCCCCTTCGTGGGTCCCATCTGATTACGTGGCAAAAGATGTTATAGCCGAGTACGAAACACCATGGTGGAACGCAGCCAAGAAAGCCGACGACTCGGCACTGGCTCGGCTCTTAGCCGCCGAAGAAGACTTTCGCGACGTGGACGCTGTGGACTCGGAGGGACGCACGGCTCTTCTCTTCGTGTCTGGGCTCGGCTCCGAGCCGTGTGTGAAGCTCTTAGCCGAAGCCGGCTCGAACCTCGACCACAAAGACAGCAGCGGTGGCTTGACGGCTCTTCACTTAGCGGCTGGCTATGTTAAGCCGAGCGTGGTTAAGCTGTTGTTGGAGCTCGGCGCTGATCCTGAGACCGTTGATGAGAAGAATCGTACGCCGTCGGATTTGGCGAGAGAGATATTGAGAGTGACACCGAGAGGGAATCCAATGCAATTCGCTAGGAGATTGGGGCTTGAGAATGTGATTAAGGTTTTGGAGGAGGCAATATTCGAGTACGCAGAGGTGCAGGAGATATTGGAGAGGAGAGGGAAAGGTGATGATCATGTTGAGTATTTGGTCAAATGGAAGGACGGCTGTGATAATGAGTGGGTCAAAGCTGGTTTGATTGGAGAGGATTTGGTGAGAGACTATGAGGCTGGGCTTGAATATGGTGTGGCTGAAGGGGTTGTGGGGAAGAGAGTTGGTGATGATGGTGGTAAGATTGAGTACTTGGTGAAATGGACGGATTTGGATGAGGACACGTGGGAGCCTGAGGAGAATGTTGATCCTGATTTGATCAAGGAGTTTGAGGAGAGTCAATTGGGTATGGTTGGAAATGTTGAGGCCCAATTGAGCTTGGATGGGTCTTGA